The DNA region CAGTTGCGCCTGCGCTTGTGTGTCGCGGCTCTGTTTGATACAAAATGCGTCAAATAGGAGGTCCCGATCAGCATGGCTAATTTGATTTAATCTCGATGGCTACATCATAGAGGCCCACATGTTcttttgttggtgaagaagagTCTTCTTTCGTGGCAATAGTTCAAATGATGGATTTTCTTTTAGAACTAGTTCAGATGATGGATGTGTGCTGTATTTCGCATAGCATAGATACATTCATAGTGATTGACTAGTATCCAAAAGCACCTTCTGGAGGTAAAACTGGGCCAAgtgcaaacatttttttaaatacattttttccaaatttgcaaacattttttgaCAACACGATTATATTTCCAAATTTACAATTCTTTTTTTGAAAAACTATAATATATTTTGTGTTTTATAAGGttataaaaagaaagagaaaaataaaagtaaaaccgaaataaaacaacccaaaaaaatgaaaaaaggtCAAAACCTTCTAGAAAGTTTCCTACCAATCAGGACGGATCCCCAAACCAGATATACTTTTATGAAAATAGAATCTGTCGCTTAAAATGGCATGGGAATTTATTTTTGCATCAAAATTATGGATATCTATTAATCAACTATAATCCAATTACAATATGCGAGTAGAGTTTTTCTTTTGAGAACAAAAGGAAAGTCCAAACATTTTTACAATTTTTTTGTTTAAGTATGAACACTTTTATATAGCTGTGAACATTGTTTGACAACACAATAATTTTTTATAACTGTAAACATTTTCAAAAATATTGAACACTTTTTGCAGTTCCGAAGATTTTTTTAAGTGCATTTTTTGCTTTTAGAATATAAAAAGAAAGGGAAAAATAGAAAACCTGAAATAAACCttagaaaaatgaaaaaaatcaAGAACATTCTAAACAATTTCAAAAGGTTAGGACGGTTCCCAAAATCGGAAGCTGTAGTAGGTTCGCCACCTAAAATGGGTCAGCCCGTTTACATCATTGGCTCTCCCTCGTCTGCGCCGAACGACAACTATTTGATGCTTAATGTGTCAAATAAGAATCACCATGATGCGCCGCCTTCTGCCTTCGCTGCCGGAGAATACCCAGCTACTCTGCCTCATGTGGCTGTTGTGTATGGAGGCAACACTCTAGATGAGGATCTGCCGCTCCCGGTGGTGGGGCGACAGAGAAGAACCCGGGCAGCCGCTCCACGAGGTGACAAGCCGGTAGATGGTGTAGTCACTGCAACATAGAAAACTGATGCTTGGGAGAATTTAGCCCTAAATAAAAGTTATACTTTTCTGAAAATAAAGAGGTTTAATTAATTTATTTCATGGTTTGTGAATTTATTGTTGCATCGAAATAGGGGAGCTTTATTAATCAACTATAATTCAATTACAATATGCGAGTAGAATTTCATTTTCAAAACAAAGAAATAAAAATGTTCCTTGCTTCAGGGACGCTTGTAGTTTCACTCAATTTGATGGGCCGCTTCCAGTAAGGCGCATGGGGCTCAATTTCATGGGCCGCCGCAGTAGAAACCTATTACCtctctcaaaagaaataaaaaaaatcacACGAGAGAGATCAGAAAAGAAGCTGCTTTGCTTTGTCAAATAATCTACTCCTCCATGGAAAAGGAAAAGAAGCTGCTTTGCTTGCTTCTCCACCTGATGCTTTACCCACCTCCGGCTGACAACGAGTACCCTGTGTGGCATTACTTCCCAAATCCCAATCCCTTCAGGCTCCAGGTCTTCGCCAGCACCGCCATcgcccccgccgccaccgtctgcTGGTATTTGTCGCCGCCGACTGCTGTGCCGTGCAGTGCATCCCATCATTCTCAAAGGTTGGTGACGTAGTGTTGTGCTTGATGTAGTTAGTTAATGTTCAAGTTTTATTTCCTTGCCTCTGGCTGCTACTTTAAACTCACTTTAATTTCCTCTAATTGTAATCACAACGGAAGGCCAGCAAGTTGAACAATAATGGCGATGGTGTTGGATGCTTTTGCATCCTACATCGGGGACTACCTCAAGCAGGTGGTACAAGATGAGCTCGGAACGATGCTGGGCGTCTCCGGCGAGATCGACAAGTTGGGAGACAAGCTTCAAGACCTCAAGAACTTCCTCGCTGATGCTGATAGGAGGAATATCAGCGACGAGACTGTCCAGGTCTGGGTGGGGCAGCTCAAGCGCGCCATGTACGAAGCTgctgacatcctcgacctctgccAGCTCAAGGCCATGGAGAAGCGTTGGCCATCCTCTGCAGAAGCTGGGTGTTGCAATCCCTTACTCTTTTGCATGCGGAATCCCTTCCATGCTCGTGAGATCGGCACCCGCATCAAGGCGCTCAACCAGAGGCTTGATAACATAAAGCAGCGCAGTGCTGCTTTCAACTTCATCAATCTTGGGTCCTATGAGGATTGTCATAGCAGCAATGTCCACATCTCTCGTCATGGCAATCCTAGCCGGGAGACATCTGGGGAGCTCAACCTGTCCAGTGTGGTTGGGGACAAGATCGAAGAAGACACAAGCGCACTGGTGGCCCAAATCACACGCTCTGGAAATGAGGTCAGCAACAACATTATGGTGGTCGCTATCGTAGGTGTTGGTGGGATTGGCAAGACCACCCTCGCCCAGAAGGTCTTTAATGACGAGGCCATCCAAGGTGACTTCAGCAAAAAGATATGGTTGAGTGTCAACCAGAACTTTAGTGAGGTTGAGCTGCTGAGAGGAGCCATCATTGAAGTCAGAGGAGACGCTCGGCCAGTTGGAAATGCAAAGGCCACGCTTCAACGAACCCTCAAGGAAGCCTTGATTGGCCACAAGACCTTCTTGATAATGGATGATGTTTGGAACTATAGAGCATGGGAGGATGTGCTCAAAGCGCCGTTAGTCAATGCTGCTGCTCCAGGCAGCCGTGTTCTCATCACTACTAGAGATGAAGGTGTAGCCCGAGGGGTGTCAGCTATATGGCCATACCACCACGTCGACACATTAGCACCCGACGATGCTTGGTTATTGTTCAAGACGCAGGTCTGTATGCAATTAAACATCAATATCTTTATCAAGCAAATAATCTCTCTACATTTACTTATTAATAGTATAAAGTAGTTCTTTTAGAGAAATGTTAGGATGCTTCCAAATTAATCAGGTGTGGTATAAATGGCTTATATGTACTACTACCTTAAGTGGCTGTCAATAACTTCACATGGCTAGTTTCTCTACCACCTTAATCTGATGTTACTTTGCTAGTGCCAAAAAAGCATTGTGCTAGACAAGGAAATATATCACTACAAAATTTTGTCAATTATGAATTTTAGGTGACGGGGAGATGGATAACTTCGTGTGACGAGTTTCTATCACAATGACGAGAGTACTGCAAAAATAAGGAAGATAATAAATATTATATGATTTTACTAAATCTGAGTGCAAGTTTCTATCACAATGACGAGAGTACTGCAAAAATATATTTCTTGGAATATATTGTTGTTGCCTAGGTATGAAGTAAAGTTTTAAATGGGCGTTGATTATGTGTCTGGCCACCGCTTTACTCTTTTATGACCAAACCACATGCTTAAGTGCACATTAAGCGCTAGGCATTTTGCTATCGCTTAGAGCCTGGCGCGCCTTTTTCTAATATTGGTATAAAATATGTATTTTATTTGTGGAATTCATATCGCaaatatttgtatgtaggagcaAGATAGGTAAATGCATTTATGACATTTTTTGACATGTACATTCTGTGATTTGAATATTTACATTGTCAAACCTAGCATAATAAATGGACAGATAAATCAATTAGTATTCTTGTCTCTTAGAAGGTAAATTTGAGTGCCTTAAAGGAGCTTGGTTCATAATTAATTAACTGTAGCTGTCCCTTGTATTGCATGTTCGCAGGTACACTCAAGTGAGATAGATGAAGACCACATCAATATGCTAAAGGATATCGGACTGAAAATTATACAAAAATGTGGTTTCTTACCAGTTGCCATTAAAGTAATGGGAGGACTCTTGCGTGAAAGAGGGGGGCTACGGCATGACTGGCAGCAGGTTTTGGATGATTCTAAATGGTCAACAACTAAAATGCCCGATGAGCTCAACCACACGGTATACTTAAGCTATGTATATATGCCTTCCTACCTGAAGCAGTGCTTTCTGTACTACTCTCTTCTTCCTAAAAGTAGAATTTTTACTATGGATGAAGTTGTTGCAATGTGGATTAGTGAAGGATTTATTCATGGAAATTCTAATGATTTAGAAGAATTGGGAACAAATTACTACAAGGAGTTGATATCTAGGAACCTTATAGAGCCAGATAAAGCGTATGCTCATATATGGGTTTGCAGCATGCATGATGTTGTTCGCTCATTTGCTCAGTATATGACTAAAGATGAAGCACTCGTGGCTCAAGATGGAGACAATGATATTCTTTCTAAACTTAGTTCACAAAACTTTCTTCGGTTGTCCATAGAAGCTAACCAATCACAATCAGGTGAACTTGATTCAAAATCTCTacaggtgcagaaatcaatgagAACATTGATCTCAACTATCCAGATTAAGATGAAGCCTGGTGATTTATTGGCTACTTTTTCTAGTTTGCGGACTCTGCATATGGAATCTTCAGATATGGCTGTATTGCTGGAATTGTTGCATCAACTCAAGCACCTGAGGTATCTAACACTAGTAAATGCGGATATATCTGTACTTCCAGGAAACATTGGCAAGATGAAACTGTTGCAATTCCTTGACCTTCGTGGATGTACAAGATTGGTGAATCTTCCTGATAGCATTGTGAAGCTTGGCCAGTTGAGGTTCCTTTCACTTCCCGAAGCATGTATGGTACCTAGAGGGTTTAGTGGTCTGACAAATATGAGGAGACTACGTATGTTTCGAGCCCACATGGATGGTGATTGGTGCAGTTTGGATGAGTTGGGTCCTGTTTCCCAACTCAGACTTCTTGGATTAACTGAATTAGAGAATGTATCTGCTACCTCGTTTGCTGCTAATGCTAGGCTCAGCGAGAAGATGCATCTTATCAGGCTACTCCTGCACTGCACCAGTAGATTGGGAGATGATGTGTTGGTCAAAGAGAAGGATGGTGTCTCTGAGGAAGAGCAACAACGAATTGAGAAGGTTTACGATAAGCTCTACCCTCCACCTGGTGTAGAAGTTCTTCAAATCAAGGGGTATTTTGGCCGGCAACTCCCGAGCTGGATGATGTCCACATCAGTGGTGCCCCTCAACAACTTGAAGACTATATTGTTTCATGATCTGGCTTGTTGCGCACAACTTCCCAATGGGTTGTGCCAGCTCCCCGGTCTGGAGGTTCTACAGGTCTCTCGTGCTCCATGCATCAAACATGTGGGGACTGGATTCTTGCATGCGGCAACAGCTTCATTTCCAAGGTTAAATGAAATGATCTTGTATGGAATGGTGGAATGGGAGGAGTGGGAGTGGGAGGAGAAAGTAAAAGCCATGCGCCGTTTGAAGAAGCTTGTGCTCAAAAAATGCAGACTGAGGCATGTTCCTCCAGGCCTTGCATCCAATGCAAGCTCATTGAAAATATTATGTCTACAACATGTCAAGTACCTCAGCTACATTGAGAGCTTTCCTTCTGTTGTTGAGCTTACAGTGAATGGATGCCCTGACCTGGAGAGGATCACCAATTTCCCCAATCTGCAGATGCTTACCATCGTGAACTGCCCAAAGTTGAAGGTGCTGGAGCAGATTGCTTCACTCGAGAGGCTGATCCTGGAGGATTACACCATGTTAAAACTCCCAGAATACATGCGAGACATAAAGCCAAGGCATTTCCAGCTATTCTGCAGGCTATGGTTGCTCTCTTCGATAGCCGCGGGACAATCTGGCACTGAGTGGGACAAGTTCAGCCAAGCGGAGCATGTCAAGGCATATGCACGTGATGGAGACAACTCAAGAAAATGGTATGTTTTGTACACGAGAGGAGACAACTGCAAGTTGGATTCAAATATTAGCAGCTCTACCATATTTGAAGGTACGGAAAATCAAACATATGTAGAAGCTTTGTCTTAAATTGTTTGAGCACTCTTTTTGCCAGTTTATAAATTCTTTTGATTTTATTTATGCTTTTTGTACCCTCCTATTGCATAAATTCCTAGTTTATACTGCATGCTGCTCGGATATATTCTGTACCCTCCTATTGCATGTTGCCTAGTGTTTGTCTTCTTACTTGTTCTTCTAGGTTTTCTTGAGTTTAATATATCTAGATAGTATCATTTAACTAGTTTTGTGTTTTTCTTTCCATCCAGAAACCTTATCATCTTCTATGGTGGATGCACAAGGATTTGACTCTCTGTACAAAATGAGAAGTACCTTCAGTTACGTCTGCAACTTCCTGACAGCATTGTGAAGCTTGGCCAGCTGAGGTTACTTTCACTTCCCGAAGCATGTACGGTACCTAGAGGGTTTAGTGGTCTGACAAATATGAGGAGACTATATATGTTTCGAGCCCACATGGATGGTGATTGGTGCAGTTTGGACGAGTTGGGGCCTCTTTCCCAACTTATAGGTCTTGGATTAATTGAATTGGAGAGTGTATCTGCTGCCTCGTTTGCTGCTAATGCTAGGCTCGACAAGAAGACGCATCTTATCATTCTACTCCTGCACTGCAGCAGTAAACTGGGAGACATCTCAGAGGAAGAGCAACAACGAATTGAGAAGGTTCTCGATAAGCTTTGCCCTCCACCTGGTGTGGAAAAACTTGAAATCAATGGGTATTTTGGCCGGCAACTCCCGAGCTGGATGATGTCCACATCAATGGTGCCCCTCAACAACTTGAAGACTATATTTTTTGATGATCTGGCTTGTTGCACGCAACTTCCCAATGGGTTGTGCCAGCTCCCCAATTTGCATTTTTTACTGGTCTCTCGTGCTCCATGCATCAAATATGGGGGACTGGATTCTTGCAGGCGACAGCAGCTTCATTTCCAAGGTTAAATGTATTGAAGTTGCTCAAGATGGTGGAATGGGAGGAGTGGGAGTGGGAGGAGCAAGTACAAGCCATGCGCCGTTTGGAGAAACTTGTGCTCATTAACAGGGCCGGGCCTATAGTTGTAGAAAGTGTGCAGCCCGCACAGGGCCCCTAATTTTTTGGGGCCCCAAAATTTGTATATAGGCCTAGTATTTTAAAAAAACTGTCATAACAGGCCCTGGGCCGCTAGGTGCTGGACGCAGTGGCGGCGTCAGGTTCTAGAGGGTGGGTATTCATTTTGGAGGAGGGTATTCATTTTGCCCAAGTCATCActgttttgcaaaaaaaaatcgcttgttttatataaaatttcaatGGTTTGTCAAAATCTTGGGTATTCAACCGAATACCCAAAAAGACCCCTGACGCCGCCCCTGGCTGGACGCTGCTGCTCATCTGCTCAATGAATGTTCCTTAAATAAAGGCAGCTTGATGCCTCGGTCGAGAAAGAAACGGGGTCATCGGTCACAAAGGAAAAAAAGAGATCGTGGACTAGATCAATCGCAAAACCGTAATAGCAGGTGCGGCGGCGTCGTTACAGGAAACGGGATCGTCTCCTTCGCGGCTTCGCCCCTCATGCCTAGCCTTCAATCGTATCGCCTCATGCCTTCAGCCCTCATCGTATAATCGTATAGATCGGCAAGCCGCAAGCAATTCATGCCTCTGCAGTTGTTGCCTTCCTCTCCTAAGTTCTAGACTCGTCGCCTCGTCGGATCAATCTCGCCTCGTCAGATCGACCGGCGACCGACTCCAGGTGCTTCACACCTTCAAGTGCTTCACACTTTCAAAACAGGTAGCCTGCCTCAAACGAGTCCTTTATAATTATTTTCGGCTCCTACTCCTAATTTCTAATTTCATAAATCCTAATTAACTTTTGACAGGGATCGTTAGAGATCGGTTCTTACCTCCTTGGTTAAACAACACAGTGTAGTATTATGCAAACGGGAGTTGAATAGGTATGCTTTTTTACATATCTAATTATTATGTAAGACACTAtaccatatactccctccgttatAATAGCTCATTAGTTCATTTTAGTAAAACAGGGCCCCATTTTTGAGTTCGCACAGGGCCCCGGAATTTACCGGCCCGGCCCTGCTCATTAATTGCAGACTGAGGCATGTTCCTCCAGGCCTTACCTCCAATGCAACCTATTTGAAAAAATTAGGTCTAGAACATGTCAAGCACCTCTGCTACATTGAGAGCTTTACT from Triticum urartu cultivar G1812 unplaced genomic scaffold, Tu2.1 TuUngrouped_contig_4721, whole genome shotgun sequence includes:
- the LOC125528220 gene encoding disease resistance RPP13-like protein 4 codes for the protein MAMVLDAFASYIGDYLKQVVQDELGTMLGVSGEIDKLGDKLQDLKNFLADADRRNISDETVQVWVGQLKRAMYEAADILDLCQLKAMEKRWPSSAEAGCCNPLLFCMRNPFHAREIGTRIKALNQRLDNIKQRSAAFNFINLGSYEDCHSSNVHISRHGNPSRETSGELNLSSVVGDKIEEDTSALVAQITRSGNEVSNNIMVVAIVGVGGIGKTTLAQKVFNDEAIQGDFSKKIWLSVNQNFSEVELLRGAIIEVRGDARPVGNAKATLQRTLKEALIGHKTFLIMDDVWNYRAWEDVLKAPLVNAAAPGSRVLITTRDEGVARGVSAIWPYHHVDTLAPDDAWLLFKTQVHSSEIDEDHINMLKDIGLKIIQKCGFLPVAIKVMGGLLRERGGLRHDWQQVLDDSKWSTTKMPDELNHTVYLSYVYMPSYLKQCFLYYSLLPKSRIFTMDEVVAMWISEGFIHGNSNDLEELGTNYYKELISRNLIEPDKAYAHIWVCSMHDVVRSFAQYMTKDEALVAQDGDNDILSKLSSQNFLRLSIEANQSQSGELDSKSLQVQKSMRTLISTIQIKMKPGDLLATFSSLRTLHMESSDMAVLLELLHQLKHLRYLTLVNADISVLPGNIGKMKLLQFLDLRGCTRLVNLPDSIVKLGQLRFLSLPEACMVPRGFSGLTNMRRLRMFRAHMDGDWCSLDELGPVSQLRLLGLTELENVSATSFAANARLSEKMHLIRLLLHCTSRLGDDVLVKEKDGVSEEEQQRIEKVYDKLYPPPGVEVLQIKGYFGRQLPSWMMSTSVVPLNNLKTILFHDLACCAQLPNGLCQLPGLEVLQVSRAPCIKHVGTGFLHAATASFPRLNEMILYGMVEWEEWEWEEKVKAMRRLKKLVLKKCRLRHVPPGLASNASSLKILCLQHVKYLSYIESFPSVVELTVNGCPDLERITNFPNLQMLTIVNCPKLKVLEQIASLERLILEDYTMLKLPEYMRDIKPRHFQLFCRLWLLSSIAAGQSGTEWDKFSQAEHVKAYARDGDNSRKWYVLYTRGDNCKLDSNISSSTIFEETLSSSMVDAQGFDSLYKMRSTFSYVCNFLTAL